A portion of the Doryrhamphus excisus isolate RoL2022-K1 chromosome 20, RoL_Dexc_1.0, whole genome shotgun sequence genome contains these proteins:
- the wipf1b gene encoding WAS/WASL-interacting protein family member 1, with the protein MPAPPPPPPPGAPPPPTFAVANTDKPSRGEQKGRNALLSDIHKGAKLKKTVTNDRSGPILDKPKGGGGVGGGGGVSSGGGGGGGSFGGGAPAGLGGLFVGGMPKLRSAANRDSNDSGPPRGPAITPSRYSGPSPFSSGPPKFQGVSSSFRGGVPDLPKNRTNHSSRQDTPGGPPPIPNTPRPNQNFSPRAGPPPPSLPAGPRSNPASGPPPPSLPPGRHGPLPQPPGMPRPSFTTPPPPPSSNHSRPPLPPAPGSRPPLPDDRPPPPPAPVGGHRQSMPRDLPPPPPPAVNCKPPSSVSSRSSGGAPPLPPGRPGPPPLPPTPAVGDDHSTPRLPQRNSSLNSNFSSSPHVRTGPLPPPPNERPPSFGRNQNSTRTGPLPPPPPTGRNVSGGSMRASPGHSPIGRPGSDSPRGGPGGRPPLPPDRPGAGGAPPPPPPPIGNGFQNSHHNQIHDDWEVRFTFHPVSDLPPPEPYQPFHKTYPSKISKMDGRGSGRKERGAPPLPPIPR; encoded by the exons ATGCCAGCTCCGCCCCCGCCTCCTCCCCCAGgagcaccccctccccccacctttGCAGTT GCCAACACAGACAAGCCGAGCCGTGGAGAACAGAAAGGAAGGAATGCTCTGTTGTCGGACATTCATAAAGGCGCCAAACTTAAAAAGACTGTCACCAATGACCGCAGTGGACCAATATTGGACA AGCCCAAAGGAGGCGGAGGagttggaggaggaggtggagtaagttcaggtggaggaggagggggtggaAGCTTTGGTGGTGGAGCTCCTGCTGGTTTAGGAGGCCTCTTTGTCGGCGGAATGCCAAAACTTCGCTCTGCAGCCAACAGAGATTCCAATG ACTCGGGACCCCCCAGAGGACCGGCTATCACCCCAAGTCGCTACAGCGGCCCCAGCCCCTTCAGTAGCGGTCCTCCAAAATTCCAAGGAGTGTCTTCTTCATTCCGCGGCGGCGTTCCCGACCTTCCAAAGAACCGTACAAATCACTCATCAAGGCAAGACACTCCAGGAGGTCCTCCACCCATACCCAACACGCCTCGACCCAACCAGAACTTCAGTCCCCGTGCGGGCCCACCACCGCCTTCTCTTCCTGCGGGACCCAGATCCAACCCCGCATCTGGGCCACCACCTCCCAGTCTTCCCCCAGGGCGGCATGGTCCTCTCCCTCAGCCGCCAGGGATGCCGAGGCCGAGCTTCACCACACCGCCTCCCCCGCCATCCTCAAACCACAGCAGACCACCTTTACCGCCGGCTCCAGGGAGCCGGCCCCCGCTTCCTGATGACCGACCTCCTCCTCCGCCGGCTCCAGTTGGGGGTCACCGGCAGTCCATGCCCCGTGACCTGCCCCCTCCGCCTCCTCCCGCCGTCAACTGCAAACCTCCCTCGTCTGTTTCTTCTCGCTCTTCTGGGGGAGCACCACCTCTTCCGCCCGGGCGACCTGGGCCTCCTCCTTTGCCACCCACACCAGCCGTGGGGGACGACCACAGCACGCCTCGACTACCCCAAAGAAACAGCTCACTCAACAG CAATTTCAGCTCTTCACCACATGTCCGCACGGGACCCCTCCCTCCCCCACCCAACGAGAGGCCGCCATCCTTTGGAAGAAACCAAAATTCAACACGCACAG GGCCTCTTCCTCCTCCGCCCCCCACAGGCCGCAATGTGAGCGGAGGCAGCATGAGGGCATCGCCGGGGCACTCTCCTATCGGACGACCCGGGTCGGATTCTCCTCGTGGCGGCCCCGGTGGTAGACCCCCTCTGCCTCCGGACAGACCCGGGGCCGGAGGGGCACCTCCTCCGCCACCTCCACCCATCGGCAACGGCTTCCAAAACTCACACCACAACCAGATACACG ATGATTGGGAGGTTCGCTTCACTTTCCACCCGGTGTCCGACCTGCCGCCACCCGAGCCCTATCAGCCCTTCCACAAGACCTACCCTAGCAAGATCAGCAAGATGGACGGCAGAG gttCGGGTAGAAAGGAAAGAggtgctcctcctcttcctcctatACCCAGGTGA